A window of the Hordeum vulgare subsp. vulgare chromosome 5H, MorexV3_pseudomolecules_assembly, whole genome shotgun sequence genome harbors these coding sequences:
- the LOC123397714 gene encoding uncharacterized protein LOC123397714, with amino-acid sequence MYGMAGWTPTAVPASAAFLGTTVYDGGAFTVQRRPLPIRVVGLVPPIQRAARRVHRARGTLQHVARWRGLALPADRTAGKAAQRPEVADLHWEAAQCPKQRPADDNG; translated from the coding sequence ATGTATGGCATGGCGGGGTGGACACCAACGGCCGTGCCCGCATCTGCGGCCTTCCTCGGCACAACCGTCTACGACGGCGGTGCTTTCACAGTGCAACGACGCCCGCTACCAATAAGGGTCGTCGGCCTGGTTCCGCCCATCCAACGCGCAGCACGACGAGTTCATCGAGCGCGTGGCACGCTACAGCACGTAGCGCGATGGCGGGGCCTTGCCCTCCCGGCTGACAGGACGGCCGGCAAGGCGGCGCAGCGCCCCGAGGTCGCGGACCTCCATTGGGAGGCAGCGCAGTGCCCCAAGCAGCGTCCAGCGGACGACAACGGCTAA